From Coffea arabica cultivar ET-39 chromosome 9c, Coffea Arabica ET-39 HiFi, whole genome shotgun sequence, one genomic window encodes:
- the LOC140014209 gene encoding uncharacterized protein — protein sequence MSNPQLSDSILQGIPRVITDPMNTRLIRPVSEVEVKKAVFSSHPNKAPGPDGMTPIFFQKYWHIIKEDLIRAISSFFHSGNLLSAVNETIITLIPKVESPVLVSQFRPISLCNVTHRIISKILVNRMKPLLKLCISHNQSAFIPERQIIDNLIIAHESIHCLNSRRSGSNAFMALKPDMSKAYDREAGQVRRILERYAAASGQIINAEKSYVFFSKNTEERQKARILGMLGGMKEVKQSKYLGLSMVIGRTKKQVAKRVVCGFIQRNGKVLLWRVLTNPNLLVSQILRGKYFRGASIWRLEAKAGDSWVWRSLLSSKELLQEGIRKLVGDGRNINIWEDNWIPDMGTGRIRTRMPQHCQLKSVHELIKDGRWNEDLLSTLFEEEDCKRIMTIPISEHGAKDRLVLVFSSTSRYTVKNGYAVAKVMRRGTKRFDLQKGSSSRNMEDSGHAEQIWKAAPICWDGLNVYRNSFWHWWTTLVEAKARTEGRTHIELTVHILWQIWKSRNQIQFNNDWKCPGIVVGKAMQEWREYAEVFNEVDGQEYDGQEEVYGAGKWSPPPQHFICLNTDAALSHKDGKIGWGVVARCSRSKLLGAWAGSEQRCGDPTVEEARAIRKGMTIAMKSGWRDIIIQSDCKSVVEKIKLERVEDPGANAVLFDILHLRKEFRNCTFSFVRRNANMVSHSLARLALNLVADIDWRNSFLSWLLRLANIDVGTIAPSDVNIL from the exons ATGAGTAACCCCCAGCTATCTGACTCCATCTTGCAAGGAATCCCTAGGGTAATCACAGATCCAATGAACACAAGGCTGATCAGACCTGTATCAGAGGTGGAGGTCAAGAAGGCTGTTTTTTCTTCGCATCCTAATAAAGCTCCGGGACCTGACGGTATGACCCCTATTTTCTTCCAAAAGTATTGGCACATTATTAAAGAAGATCTGATAAGGGCCATATCCAGTTTCTTTCACTCAGGGAATTTACTTAGTGCTGTTAATGAAACAATAATCACCTTAATTCCAAAAGTTGAGTCTCCTGTTTTGGTGTCACAATTCAGGCCAATTAGTTTGTGTAATGTTACTCATAGAATCATATCTAAAATTCTCGTTAATCGAATGAAACCTCTCCTGAAGCTTTGCATTAGCCATAACCAATCTGCTTTTATCCCCGAGAGACAAATCATTGATAATCTCATTATTGCCCATGAGTCCATCCATTGCTTGAATAGTAGGAGAAGTGGATCCAATGCTTTTATGGCCTTAAAGCCTGATATGTCTAAGGCTTATGATAGG GAAGCTGGGCAAGTGAGGAGGATCTTGGAGCGGTATGCTGCTGCTTCGGGACAGATTATTAATGCAGAAAAATCTTATGTATTTTTCAGCAAGAATACTGAGGAGCGGCAGAAAGCAAGAATTTTAGGTATGTTGGGGGGTATGAAAGAGGTCAAGCAGAGTAAGTATCTTGGGCTCTCAATGGTGATTGGTAGGACTAAAAAACAG GTTGCCAAAAGGGTTGTGTGTGGATTTATACAGAGAAATGGCAAAGTTCTG CTTTGGAGGGTTTTAACCAATCCAAACCTATTAGTTAGTCAAATTTTGAGAGGGAAGTACTTCAGGGGAGCTTCAATTTGGAGGCTGGAGGCTAAGGCTGGGGATTCATGGGTATGGAGGAGCCTATTAAGTTCAAAGGAGCTGTTACAGGAAGGAATTAGGAAACTTGTGGGTGACGGACGAAACATAAATATTTGGGAGGATAACTGGATTCCTGATATGGGGACTGGGAGAATTAGGACCAGGATGCCTCAACATTGCCAACTAAAATCTGTCCATGAATTGATAAAGGACGGTAGATGGAATGAGGACCTGCTCAGCACCTTATTTGAGGAGGAGGATTGCAAGAGGATTATGACAATTCCTATTAGTGAACACGGAGCCAAGGATAGGCTGGTGTTGGTGTTCTCAAGTACTAGCCGATATACTGTCAAGAATGGGTATGCAGTGGCAAAAGTTATGCGTAGGGGAACAAAGAGGTTTGATCTTCAGAAGGGTAGTAGCAGTAGAAACATGGAGGACTCTGGT CATGCAGAGCAAATCTGGAAGGCAGCTCCCATCTGTTGGGATGGTCTCAACGTTTATAGGAATAGTTTTTGGCATTGGTGGACTACTTTGGTGGAGGCTAAGGCAAGAACGGAGGGTAGGACCCATATTGAACTGACGGTTCATATACTGtggcaaatttggaaatccagaaATCAAATTCAGTTTAATAATGATTGGAAATGTCCTGGAATTGTGGTGGGTAAGGCTATGCAGGAGTGGCGGGAATATGCTGAGGTATTCAACGAAGTGGATGGGCAGGAGTATGATGGACAGGAGGAAGTCTATGGAGCAGGGAAGTGGTCACCACCACCCCAACACTTCATTTGTCTGAACACTGATGCCGCGTTGAGTCATAAGGATGGCAAAATTGGCTGGGGTGTGGTAGCCAGATGTAGCAGGAGTAAGCTACTAGGAGCCTGGGCAGGAAGTGAACAAAGGTGTGGGGATCCTACGGTGGAGGAAGCTCGAGCTATTAGGAAGGGTATGACCATAGCTATGAAGAGTGGGTGGAGGGACATAATTATACAATCCGATTGTAAAAGTGTGGTTGAGAAGATCAAATTGGAAAGGGTGGAGGATCCTGGGGCCAATGCTGTGTTATTTGACATCCTGCATCTGAGGAAAGAGTTTCGGAAttgcactttttcttttgtcaGACGGAATGCCAATATGGTGTCTCATTCTTTGGCAAGGCTTGCCTTAAACTTAGTTGCTGATATTGATTGGAGAAATTCTTTTCTTAGCTGGCTGCTTCGGTTAGCCAACATTGATGTAGGAACAATTGCTCCAAGTGATGTAAACATTTTATGA